The Lutra lutra chromosome 10, mLutLut1.2, whole genome shotgun sequence genome contains a region encoding:
- the LOC125080184 gene encoding olfactory receptor 51M1-like — MPAQYPLSPQFMILSNITQFSPMFYLTGFPGLEAIEHWIFIPFFLMYLVAISGNCFILIIIKTNTRLHTPMYYLLSFLALTDLGLSVSTLPTTVGIFWFKSHGIYLAACQIQMFCIHSFSFMESSVLLIMSFDRCLAICHPLRYSVIITSQRVIRTGLAVIFRGPVALIPLVILLKTFPYCGLRVLSHSFCLHQEVIHLACTDTTFNNLYGLTVVAFTMMLDLVLIALSYGVILHTVAKLASHEEQFRAFQTCTSHLCAVLIFFVPMVGLSLVHRFGKHAPLAVHLLMANVYLFVPPMLNPIIYSIKTKEIRHVISKLLGLKKVSAGSRG; from the coding sequence ATGCCAGCCCAATATCCTCTTAGTCCTCAATTCATGATTTTGTCCAATATTACTCAGTTTAGCCCCATGTTCTACCTCACTGGTTTTCCAGGATTGGAAGCCATCGAACACTGgattttcattccctttttcctTATGTACCTTGTGGCCATCTCAGGCAATTGTTTCATTCTGATAATTATTAAGACCAACACTCGTCTGCACACACCCATGTACTATCTACTCTCCTTTTTGGCCCTCACTGACCTGGGACTGTCAGTGTCGACCTTGCCTACTACTGTGGGAATCTTTTGGTTCAAATCTCATGGTATCTACCTTGCAGCTTGCCAAATCCAGATGTTCTGTATCCACTCATTTTCCTTCATGGAGTCCTCAGTGCTCCTTATCATGTCCTTTGACCGCTGTTTGGCCATCTGCCACCCCCTTAGGTACTCAGTCATTATCACTAGCCAGCGAGTGATTAGGACAGGTCTGGCTGTCATATTCCGGGGACCTGTGGCCCTAATTCCTCTTGTCATCCTCCTGAAGACTTTTCCCTACTGTGGGCTTCGAGTCCTCTCCCATTCTTTCTGCCTACACCAGGAAGTGATACACTTGGCCTGCACAGATACCACCTTCAACAACCTGTATGGACTGACGGTAGTGGCATTCACTATGATGCTGGACCTGGTGCTCATCGCACTGTCCTATGGAGTCATCCTGCACACTGTGGCAAAACTGGCCTCCCATGAGGAGCAGTTCCGAGCTTTCCAAACATGCACCTCACACCTCTGTGCTGTGCTGATATTCTTTGTGCCCATGGTGGGGCTGTCTTTGGTGCACCGCTTTGGGAAGCATGCTCCACTTGCTGTCCACCTTCTTATGGCCAATGTCTATCTCTTTGTGCCTCCCATGCTAAATCCAATCATATATAGTATTAAGACCAAGGAGATCCGCCATGTTATCAGCAAGCTCCTGGGTCTTAAGAAGGTCAGTGCTGGATCCAGAGGCTAA
- the LOC125079187 gene encoding olfactory receptor 51B5-like has translation MWPNSSSSSFLLTGFPGLEAVHHWISTPFFFIYISILLGNSTLLLLIKEDHNLHEPMYYFLAMLAATDLGLTLTTMPTVLRVLCLDHRKIGKVACFSQAYFIHSLAFVESGVLLAMAYDRFIAICNPLRYTSILTNNQVLKIGLGVLMRGFVSVIPPILPLYFFPYCHSHVLSHAFCLHQDVIKLACANTTFNRLYPVVLVVLIFVLDSLIILISYMLILKRVLRIASKVERAKTLNTCVSHICCVLVFYVTVIGLSLIHRFGKQVPHIVHLTMSYIYFLFPPLMNPIIYSVKTKQIQSGILRLFTTHRVEV, from the coding sequence ATGTGGCCCAACAGTAGTTCCAGTTCCTTCCTGTTGACTGGTTTTCCAGGCTTGGAGGCAGTTCACCACTGGATTTCCACACCCTTCTTTTTCATCTATATCTCTATCCTTTTAGGCAACAGCACCCTCCTTCTTCTTATTAAGGAGGACCACAACCTTCATGAACCTATGTACTATTTCCTGGCCATGCTGGCAGCCACAGACCTAGGGTTGACATTGACCACAATGCCTACGGTGCTGAGAGTCCTCTGTTTGGATCACAGGAAGATTGGAAAAGTAGCCTGTTTTTCTCAAGCCTACTTTATACACTCACTTGCCTTTGTAGAGTCTGGTGTTTTGCTTGCTATGGCCTACGATCGTTTTATAGCCATTTGCAACCCCCTTCGATATACTTCTATACTCACTAATAATCAAGTGCTGAAAATTGGGCTGGGAGTTCTGATGAGGGGGTTTGTATCTGTTATCCCTCCAATTTTACCCCTATACTTTTTCCCCTATTGCCATTCCCATGTCCTCTCCCATGCATTCTGCCTTCACCAGGATGTCATCAAACTGGCCTGTGCCAATACCACCTTCAATCGCCTGTATCCAGTTGTGCTTGTAGTCCTTATATTTGTGCTGGATTCTCTGATTATCCTCATCTCCTATATGTTGATACTCAAGAGGGTCCTGAGGATTGCCTCCAAAGTGGAGAGGGCCAAGACCCTTAATACCTGTGTCTCCCATATCTGCTGTGTCTTGGTTTTCTATGTCACAGTGATTGGATTGTCTCTGATTCATCGGTTTGGGAAGCAGGTCCCACATATTGTCCACCTCACTATGAgctacatatattttcttttccctccactAATGAATCCTATCATCTATAGTGTCAAGACCAAGCAGATCCAGAGTGGCATTCTTCGCCTTTTTACTACACATAGAGTTGAAGTGTGA